One Panicum virgatum strain AP13 chromosome 9K, P.virgatum_v5, whole genome shotgun sequence genomic region harbors:
- the LOC120648162 gene encoding serine/threonine-protein phosphatase 7 long form homolog: MIDPKDFNEHPQLKGPSKSWLLQFQPDLLAADADDYSVTRSLETYLMWLFGYILFNNSHGHCVDRVLLPYAQEIADADEDVIPLYSWGSVALACTYRGLCKASRQNDRNAVLTGCPILLQLWSYERIAISRPMIDQSPYTPDLYGDMEDDRPTMGTLWYSRQKTWAHVQTRRSYPKFVAEFDRLTPEDIVWEPYSPSAIAARAPLGISSVCTQDQVLWMTTAALVYDVAVEAHCPDRVMRQFGRCQSFPVSSALDRVQRHDHR, translated from the exons aTGATTGATCCTAaagatttcaatgagcacccacagttgaaaggcccttccaagtcatggctcctacagttccag ccggatctgttggcagccgatgctgatgactacagcgtgactagatcactcgagACATACCTGATGTGGTTATTTGGGTACATcctgttcaacaactcacacgggcactgtgtggatagggtgcttctgccatacgcacaggagatcgccgatgcagatgaggatgtcatacccttatatagttggggttcagtggctcttgcatgcacatatcgtggactctgcaaggcatcacggcagaatgataggaatgctgtcctaacggggtgcccaattctgctacagctttggtcttacGAGAGGATTGCGATCAGTCGTCCCATGATTGACCAGTCACCATACACGCCGGATTTGTACGGTGACATGGAGGACGACagacccaccatggggactctctggtactctcgacag aaaacatgggcacatgtacagacccggcggtcttatcctaagtttgttgccgaatttgatcgattgaccccagaagacattgtgtgggagccatacagtccttcggctatagccgcacgtgcaccgcttgggatatcttcggtgtgcacacaggaccaggtcctatggatgactactgcagctttggtgtacgacgttgcagttgaggcccactgcccggatagagtcatgaggcagttcggtcgatgccagtctttccctgtgtcttcagcgttggatcgtgttcagcgccacgatcataggtAA
- the LOC120652591 gene encoding translation initiation factor IF-2-like, translating to MKFTVNLAQRTCSCRYWQLSGLPCCHAISAIYKSSKNLDDFINPCYSITEYLKTYQFCLQPVEGQESWPVSKMPRPYPPAYVKMPGRKKTKRTREVGEKPAGTKISKVGVKMACSLCKKTTHNIRKCPYNKQAGKRKNAHIKRDAKRQRKQNEAATSTPGPSVQPQGQPRPAPRAAPAHQAPRAAPVHQAPRAAPVHQSPAAPVHQAMKSIPRRSGGLQYLLFGDNY from the exons ATGAAGTTTACAGTCAATTTAGCTCAGAGAACATGTAGTTGCAGGTATTGGCAACTTTCAGGACTTCCATGTTGCCATGCAATCAGTGCTATCTACAAGTCCTCAAAAAATTTGGACGACTTTATAAATCCATGTTACTCAATCACAGAGTACTTGAAAACCTACCAGTTCTGTTTGCAACCTGTAGAAGGCCAGGAGAGTTGGCCAGTTTCTAAAATGCCAAGGCCATATCCTCCTGCTTATGTAAAGATGCCTGGAAGAAAGAAGACCAAGAGAACAAGGGAGGTAGGTGAGAAGCCTGCTGGAACAAAGATAAGCAAGGTTGGAGTCAAGATGGCATGCAGCCTttgcaagaaaacaactcacAACATTAGAAAATGCCCTTACAACAAGCAAGCAGGCAAGAGGAAAAATGCACACATCAAAAGAGATGCTAAGAGGCAGAGAAAGCAAAATGAGGCTGCAACATCTACTCCTGGCCCAAGT GTACAACCTCAGGGACAGCCAAGGCCTGCACCGAGAGCAGCACCGGCTCATCAAGCGCCGAGAGCAGCACCAGTTCATCAAGCCCCGAGAGCAGCACCAGTTCATCAATCCCCGGCAGCACCGGTTCATCAAGCCATGAAAAGCATCCCGCGTAGGAGTGGAGGCCTTCAGTACCTGTTGTTTGGTGATAACTACTGA
- the LOC120652592 gene encoding uncharacterized protein LOC120652592 — translation MATLSSRSSRASASRAQGGEAAEQVRSPVPYRVGPLAYSPAVLCQCRRKTPCWTAWSNENPGRRYYRCPAGMAPGDCGFFQWVDREATPYERTLLCDLRDAVWSLRRENAEANRVIEMMQSDNAELRHLKAKLQKEKEELMQKLGQTEATMVEMVDKIKEGNRCWLSRCMVVFVVVAILFGLMLVKV, via the exons ATGGCAACTTTGAGTTCGCGCTCGTCTCGAGCATCAGCATCGAGGGCGCAAGGAGGTGAAGCGGCGGAGCAGGTGAGGTCGCCGGTGCCGTACCGAGTGGGGCCTTTGGCGTATTCGCCTGCAGTGTTGTGCCAGTGCCGCCGGAAGACCCCGTGCTGGACCGCATGGAGCAATGAAAATCCTGGCCGAAGATACTACAGGTGCCCTGCGGGAATG GCGCCAGGGGACTGCGGGTTCTTTCAGTGGGTTGATCGTGAGGCGACACCATATGAGCGGACATTGCTATGTGATCTGCGTGATGCTGTTTGGAGCTTGAGAAGGGAAAATGCAGAGGCCAACCGGGTCATTGAGATGATGCAGAGTGATAATGCAGAGTTAAGGCACTTGAAGGCGAAACTGcagaaggagaaagaagagtTGATGCAAAAGCTGGGACAAACTGAAGCTACAATGGTTGAGATGGTCGACAAGATTAAGGAAGGGAATAGATGCTGGCTGTCTAGGTGCATGGTTGTGTTCGTTGTAGTAGCCATCTTGTTTGGATTAATGTTGGTAAAAGTGTGA
- the LOC120652595 gene encoding UPF0481 protein At3g47200-like, producing MERERDHGAAAPGGEENGFYNHDDAQVEAMQRRVDAAPPLGDDPYTIFRLPAAVRERHRDLYEPKVVSVGPYYHGRAGLGAAQQHKWRLLRDFLSRGKKAAGGLGAYVRAAREVEADARRCYAEGFGLGADVFAELLVLDGCFLLEFFLKKSEGQLAAPGGAKWAWHHMYHDVLLLENQIPFFVIEKLHGVAFASEDGAERDALLDIFCKAFAGDLPSSRTIRPPSDKTVHHLLHLHYECNVRNPAAADNDKGRNTIRDANGASLAIWKQPAIPSPRSGEVAGRKGRLTSMIPPAAKMEEAGVTFKRKATPRDVFDATFRYGVLHMPAFVVDEGAKVLLANLVAFEQGGGRAARQLDGGNLVTGFVALVGSLVNSRRDLEVLRRCGIMHCMLADDDAVAYFNHVVQYTTMDYDRHLLACLFRDVREHCHWNR from the coding sequence ATGGAGCGCGAGAGAGACCACGGCGCGGCGGCCCCGGGGGGCGAGGAGAACGGTTTCTACAACCACGACGACGCGCAGGTGGAGGCTATGCAGCGGCGCGTGGACGCGGCGCCGCCCTTGGGCGACGACCCCTACACCATCTTCCGCCTCCCGGCGGCCGTGCGCGAGCGGCACCGCGACCTGTACGAGCCCAAGGTCGTGTCCGTGGGGCCCTACTACCACGGCCGCGCCGGCCTCGGCGCCGCGCAGCAGCACAAGTGGCGCCTCCTCCGCGACTTCCTGTCGCGGGGGAAgaaggccgccggcggcctcggcgcctacgtgcgcgccgcgcgcgaggtcgaggccgaCGCGCGCCGGTGCTACGCGGAGGGGTTCGGCCTGGGCGCCGACGTGTTCGCGGAGCTGCTGGTGCTGGACGGCTGCTTCCTGCTCGAGTTCTTCCTCAAGAAGAGCGAGGGGCAGCTCGCCGCGCCCGGGGGCGCCAAGTGGGCGTGGCACCACATGTACCACGACGTCCTCCTGCTGGAGAACCAGATACCCTTCTTCGTCATCGAGAAGCTGCACGGCGTCGCCTTCGCCAGCGAGGACGGGGCCGAGCGCGACGCGCTGCTGGACATCTTCTGCAAGGCCTTTGCAGGCGACCTGCCGTCGAGCCGCACCATCCGGCCGCCCAGCGACAAGACCGTCCACCACCTGCTGCACCTGCACTACGAGTGCAACGTGCGCAATCCAGCGGCCGCAGACAACGACAAGGGCCGCAACACTATTAGGGACGCCAACGGCGCGTCGCTGGCCATCTGGAAGCAGCCGGCGATCCCGTcgccgcgctccggcgaggtcgccggcagGAAAGGTCGCCTGACGTCGATGATCCCGCCGGCGGCAAAGATGGAGGAGGCCGGCGTGACGTTCAAGCGGAAGGCGACCCCGCGGGACGTGTTCGACGCGACCTTCCGATACGGCGTGCTGCACATGCCGGCGTTCGTGGTCGACGAGGGCGCCAAGGTGCTGCTCGCGAACCTGGTGGCGTTCGAGCAGGGAGGCGGCCGCGCAGCGCGGCAGCTGGACGGGGGCAACCTGGTGACGGGGTTCGTGGCGCTGGTCGGGTCGCTGGTGAACTCGCGGAGGGACCTGGAGGTGCTCCGCCGGTGCGGGATCATGCACTGCATGCtggccgacgacgacgccgtgGCCTACTTCAACCACGTGGTGCAGTACACGACAATGGACTACGACCGCCACCTGCTCGCCTGCCTGTTCCGGGACGTCAGGGAGCACTGCCACTGGAACAGATGA